A genomic window from Negativicutes bacterium includes:
- a CDS encoding flagellar basal body L-ring protein FlgH: MVVVMTVMALLVMPSVFATSLWVDDSTGLNLFADHKAGKIGDNLTIIINETSKASRSSNSSNKKEGSVDLQAGTGIFDFLAAATASGSDKSSSSGAINNSNSVTGTVTVQVIEVKPNGNLVVSGTQSIKQNKDLHQITITGVVRPDDIKPDNTVLSSYVANAEVKFDGKGPLNSKQRQGILTQVFNILF; the protein is encoded by the coding sequence ATGGTGGTAGTAATGACGGTAATGGCACTGCTGGTGATGCCAAGTGTTTTTGCGACATCATTATGGGTTGATGACAGTACCGGGTTGAATTTATTTGCAGATCACAAAGCTGGAAAAATCGGTGATAACTTAACTATTATCATCAATGAAACCTCAAAGGCTAGTCGTTCTAGCAATTCTTCCAATAAAAAAGAAGGCTCGGTTGATTTGCAGGCTGGAACAGGGATTTTTGATTTTTTAGCAGCGGCTACAGCGAGTGGCTCTGATAAATCCAGTTCTTCCGGTGCTATCAATAATTCTAATTCGGTTACCGGAACAGTGACTGTTCAAGTTATTGAGGTCAAGCCTAATGGTAATCTTGTTGTTTCAGGAACGCAATCAATAAAACAAAACAAGGATCTTCATCAAATTACGATTACCGGTGTTGTGAGACCTGATGATATTAAACCTGATAATACGGTTTTATCATCATATGTGGCTAATGCTGAAGTTAAATTTGATGGTAAGGGTCCGTTAAATAGTAAACAACGTCAAGGTATTTTGACTCAAGTCTTTAATATTTTATTTTAA
- the flgA gene encoding flagellar basal body P-ring formation protein FlgA gives MFKRFLRVALFLGCLLTTNISYASGINIFIPEQVFVNKAQLTLGDIAEIIGADNAKVETLKKVNLGSAPSPGSRMVLNNELLGMRISAASLNYNDVTWYIPDNITIIAKSQTISGQELLVTAQNYIKSNIPQAITDYTIENVNLPQDLLIREGTVTLKPVLPYGVRYNAPTNVFINVMLDDVLVKKVELRFNVKRYEQVVVLTNPLMPNQIITGADLAIVRMDISKIPQGYINDINKIIGKVVLRVLAAETVLNTGMLYNPIIINKASTVEIVYQNNGIEVRAVGTALQDGREGEMIRVQNEVSKKIISGLVLDKNTVLIKGR, from the coding sequence ATGTTTAAAAGATTTCTAAGGGTAGCATTGTTTCTTGGTTGTTTGCTGACCACTAATATAAGCTATGCTTCAGGAATTAATATTTTTATTCCGGAACAAGTCTTTGTAAATAAAGCCCAATTAACTTTGGGTGATATTGCCGAGATTATTGGTGCTGATAATGCTAAAGTTGAGACTTTAAAAAAAGTTAATTTAGGTAGTGCACCGTCACCGGGGAGCAGAATGGTTTTAAATAATGAGCTGTTGGGAATGAGAATATCAGCAGCATCTTTAAATTATAATGATGTAACGTGGTATATTCCTGATAATATTACGATTATTGCAAAATCACAAACTATTTCAGGACAAGAATTGTTAGTTACAGCACAAAACTATATAAAAAGTAATATTCCGCAAGCTATAACCGATTATACTATTGAAAATGTTAATTTGCCGCAAGATTTGCTGATTAGAGAGGGAACAGTAACTTTAAAACCGGTACTACCGTATGGTGTAAGATATAATGCACCGACGAATGTGTTTATCAATGTAATGCTTGATGATGTTTTGGTGAAAAAAGTTGAGCTAAGATTTAATGTAAAACGGTATGAACAAGTAGTGGTTTTAACAAACCCCTTAATGCCTAATCAAATAATCACTGGTGCGGACTTAGCGATTGTTAGAATGGATATTAGTAAAATTCCACAAGGCTATATCAATGACATTAATAAAATTATTGGTAAGGTTGTGTTAAGAGTATTAGCGGCAGAAACAGTGCTTAATACCGGTATGCTCTATAATCCAATCATTATTAATAAGGCTAGTACCGTTGAAATTGTATATCAAAACAATGGTATTGAAGTAAGGGCAGTGGGGACAGCACTTCAAGATGGCCGAGAGGGCGAAATGATTAGAGTGCAAAATGAAGTTTCCAAAAAAATAATTTCAGGACTGGTTCTTGATAAAAATACAGTGTTGATAAAAGGTAGGTGA
- the flgG gene encoding flagellar basal-body rod protein FlgG — protein sequence MMRSLWTAASGMLAQQTNIDIISNNIANVNTSGFKKTRGDFQDLMYQNMRKAGTTTGLDNQVPTGINIGNGVRIAATQKLYTQGNFQSTGNMLDMAIEGEGFYQISMPDGTINYTRDGSFKRDSQGLIVTSDGYPLEPQITIPENATDVSISADGRVAVTIPGQTEPQEIGQIQIARFVNPAGLENIGKNLLKETAASGTPVVSAPEADGAGSIAQKYLEMSNVQIVEEMVNMIVAQRAYETNSKAITTSDSMLEIANGLKR from the coding sequence ATGATGCGTTCATTATGGACGGCTGCGTCCGGGATGTTAGCACAGCAAACAAATATCGATATTATTTCGAATAATATCGCCAATGTCAACACTTCCGGTTTCAAGAAAACCAGAGGTGATTTCCAAGATTTAATGTACCAAAATATGCGTAAAGCCGGTACGACTACTGGTCTTGACAACCAAGTGCCGACTGGTATTAATATTGGTAATGGTGTTAGAATTGCAGCGACGCAGAAACTATATACTCAAGGTAATTTCCAAAGTACTGGTAATATGTTGGATATGGCAATTGAGGGTGAAGGGTTTTATCAAATCAGTATGCCGGATGGAACGATTAATTATACAAGAGATGGTTCGTTTAAACGTGATTCACAAGGGTTGATTGTAACCTCTGATGGTTATCCGTTAGAACCGCAAATTACCATCCCGGAAAATGCTACGGATGTTTCAATTTCTGCTGATGGCAGGGTTGCAGTAACAATTCCAGGACAAACTGAACCACAAGAGATTGGACAAATACAAATTGCGCGATTTGTTAATCCGGCCGGTCTTGAAAATATTGGCAAAAACTTATTAAAAGAAACTGCTGCTTCGGGAACACCGGTAGTAAGTGCGCCGGAAGCTGATGGCGCTGGCAGTATCGCTCAGAAATATTTGGAAATGTCCAATGTTCAGATTGTTGAAGAAATGGTTAATATGATTGTTGCGCAAAGAGCTTATGAAACAAACTCTAAAGCCATCACAACTTCTGATAGTATGCTAGAAATTGCAAACGGCTTAAAACGTTAG
- the flgF gene encoding flagellar basal-body rod protein FlgF: protein MIRGLYTATTGMISEAIRTDVISNNVANVNTTGYKKDEAINSDFASVLLKRINDGEVQEVGKLGRGTVVAEVVVSQSQGAVRKTDNDFDLAIDGKGFFVVDTPQGERYTRNGSFLRSANGELVTSDGYKVMGTAGVITVDENAKFTVSPTGEIIVDDVPTDNLRLVDFAENVKLEKEGSTLFKAPNGATPTDSTATIVQGSIEMSNVNVVGEMVKLITAYRAYETNAKAVQSHDAMLDKAVNEVGKV, encoded by the coding sequence GTGATAAGAGGACTATATACTGCGACAACCGGAATGATTTCAGAAGCAATTAGAACTGATGTTATTTCCAATAATGTTGCTAATGTTAATACAACCGGTTATAAAAAAGATGAAGCGATTAATAGCGATTTTGCTTCAGTTTTGTTAAAAAGAATAAATGATGGTGAAGTTCAAGAAGTCGGCAAACTAGGGCGAGGAACAGTTGTAGCCGAAGTGGTGGTAAGTCAAAGCCAAGGTGCGGTGCGAAAGACTGATAATGACTTTGATTTAGCAATTGATGGCAAAGGCTTTTTTGTGGTTGATACTCCACAAGGTGAGCGGTACACTAGAAACGGCAGTTTTTTACGTTCGGCTAATGGTGAACTGGTTACCAGTGATGGTTATAAAGTAATGGGTACTGCCGGCGTGATTACGGTGGATGAAAATGCAAAATTCACGGTAAGTCCTACCGGAGAAATTATTGTCGATGATGTCCCAACCGATAATTTAAGATTGGTTGATTTTGCCGAAAATGTTAAATTAGAAAAGGAAGGCAGTACTTTATTTAAAGCGCCGAATGGAGCGACGCCGACCGATAGTACCGCAACAATTGTCCAAGGCAGTATTGAAATGTCTAATGTCAATGTTGTTGGTGAAATGGTTAAGCTAATTACAGCTTATCGTGCCTATGAAACAAATGCTAAGGCTGTGCAAAGTCATGATGCAATGTTAGACAAAGCGGTTAATGAAGTAGGAAAAGTTTAA
- a CDS encoding rod shape-determining protein has translation MSMDIGVDLGTANVLVYIKGKGVVLREPSVVAIDRDSNKVLAIGEEARKMLGRTPGNIVAIRPLREGVIADYDTTESMLRHFIEKVAGRSFIFKPRIMVCIPSGVTTVEKRAVLEAAVQAGARKTYLIEEPLAAALGAGLDISEPYGAMVVDIGGGTTDVAVISLGGIVASESLRIGGDKFDDAIVRYVKKEYNMMIGERTAEEIKMNIGTAIRGRREGSMEVRGRDLLSGLPKTVRMSAVETGEALNEPVEAIVQCVKAVLEITPPELAADIMDRGIVMTGGGALLYALDELIQKETGIPTYLAEDPLSCVALGTGKALESIENLEDSLSTLKSNSIA, from the coding sequence ATGTCAATGGATATAGGAGTAGATTTAGGTACGGCTAATGTGCTGGTTTACATAAAGGGTAAAGGGGTTGTCTTAAGAGAACCGTCAGTAGTGGCGATTGATCGAGATTCTAACAAAGTTTTAGCGATTGGTGAAGAAGCCAGAAAAATGTTGGGGCGTACACCGGGCAATATTGTTGCGATAAGACCGCTTCGTGAAGGTGTTATTGCGGATTATGATACTACGGAAAGTATGTTAAGACATTTTATTGAAAAAGTAGCCGGCCGAAGCTTTATTTTCAAACCGCGAATTATGGTTTGTATTCCGTCCGGGGTGACGACGGTTGAAAAAAGAGCAGTATTGGAAGCAGCGGTACAAGCCGGTGCAAGAAAAACATATTTGATTGAAGAACCGTTAGCAGCAGCGTTAGGAGCAGGTCTTGATATATCAGAGCCTTATGGGGCAATGGTGGTTGATATTGGTGGTGGAACAACTGATGTGGCGGTGATTAGCTTAGGCGGAATTGTTGCAAGTGAATCGCTCCGGATTGGTGGCGATAAATTTGATGATGCTATCGTGCGTTATGTTAAAAAAGAATATAATATGATGATTGGTGAGCGGACTGCTGAAGAAATCAAAATGAATATTGGTACGGCGATTAGAGGTCGTCGTGAAGGTAGTATGGAAGTTCGAGGTCGTGATTTGCTATCAGGGTTACCAAAAACAGTGAGAATGTCAGCAGTCGAAACCGGCGAAGCTTTAAATGAACCGGTCGAAGCAATTGTTCAATGTGTAAAAGCTGTTCTTGAGATAACTCCGCCAGAACTTGCTGCTGATATTATGGACAGAGGAATCGTTATGACCGGTGGTGGCGCATTATTATATGCGTTAGATGAATTAATTCAAAAAGAAACAGGAATTCCGACGTACTTAGCGGAAGATCCGTTATCTTGTGTAGCCTTAGGCACTGGTAAAGCGTTGGAATCGATTGAAAACTTGGAAGACAGCTTAAGTACTTTGAAATCTAATAGTATTGCTTAA